Proteins encoded together in one Pseudomonas asiatica window:
- the sfsA gene encoding DNA/RNA nuclease SfsA → MQFHPPLEQGRLLRRYKRFLADIELPGGEQLTIHCPNTGSMLNCMREGGQVWFSRSNDPKRKLPGTWEISETPQGRLACVNTGRANALVEEALRAGIIAELAGFSALRREVAYGEEGSRIDFRLEFDGAPAYVEVKSVTLGYPASTVAAFPDAVTQRGAKHLRELAKLARQGVRAVQLYCVNLTGIDAVRPAEEIDAAYAQALRAAVSDGVEVLAYGARLDSEGIVIDRRLPVLLTP, encoded by the coding sequence ATGCAGTTCCATCCCCCACTCGAACAGGGCCGCCTGCTGCGCCGCTACAAACGCTTTCTGGCGGATATCGAACTGCCCGGCGGCGAACAACTCACCATCCACTGCCCCAACACCGGCTCCATGCTCAACTGCATGCGTGAAGGCGGGCAGGTGTGGTTCAGCCGCTCCAACGACCCCAAGCGCAAGCTCCCGGGTACTTGGGAAATCAGCGAAACCCCGCAGGGGCGGCTGGCCTGTGTGAATACCGGGCGGGCCAATGCGCTGGTCGAAGAGGCCCTGCGTGCCGGCATCATCGCCGAACTGGCCGGTTTCAGTGCGCTAAGGCGTGAGGTAGCCTACGGCGAGGAAGGCAGCCGCATCGACTTTCGCCTGGAGTTCGACGGTGCCCCGGCCTATGTCGAGGTCAAGAGCGTGACCCTGGGCTACCCAGCCAGCACGGTCGCGGCCTTTCCTGATGCGGTGACCCAGCGCGGCGCCAAGCACCTGCGAGAGCTGGCGAAGTTGGCCAGGCAAGGCGTGCGGGCTGTGCAGCTGTATTGTGTGAACCTGACCGGTATCGACGCGGTGCGCCCGGCCGAGGAAATCGATGCGGCTTATGCCCAGGCCCTGCGCGCGGCAGTTTCAGATGGAGTGGAGGTGCTGGCCTACGGCGCACGCCTGGACTCCGAAGGCATTGTCATCGACCGCCGCCTGCCGGTGCTGCTTACCCCTTGA
- a CDS encoding Rieske (2Fe-2S) protein, giving the protein MHFLCTSHGLAEGHSRAFSVDGIELFGVRRQGQVYLYRNRCPHRGIPLNWVEDAFLDDSASLIHCAHHGALFLIESGECVAGPCEGEQLQALGCHEDSQGIWLKG; this is encoded by the coding sequence ATGCACTTCCTTTGTACCTCCCACGGCCTGGCCGAAGGCCATAGCCGAGCCTTCAGCGTAGACGGCATCGAACTGTTCGGCGTGCGCCGCCAGGGCCAGGTGTACCTCTACCGCAACCGTTGCCCGCACCGCGGTATCCCGCTGAACTGGGTGGAAGATGCGTTTCTCGATGACAGCGCCAGCCTGATTCACTGCGCCCATCATGGCGCGCTGTTTCTGATCGAAAGTGGAGAATGCGTGGCCGGGCCGTGCGAGGGCGAGCAACTGCAGGCCCTGGGCTGCCACGAGGACAGCCAGGGCATCTGGCTCAAGGGGTAA
- a CDS encoding heme/hemin ABC transporter substrate-binding protein produces the protein MMRRPVALLALCASVVLSTQALAAELPQRWVSAGGALSEWISALGGEARLVGVDTTSQHPQSLKSLPSVGYQRQLSAEGILSLRPDVLVGTEEMGPPPVLAQIRKAGVRVELFSSKAEVAAVDENLKHLGQLLGAEEQAAVLASGYHQQLDALQARVRQAQAGQKAPGVLLLVGHAGAKPLIAGQGTAGDWLLSQAGGRNLAEHQGYKNFSSEALAALDPDVIVFSDRALADDEALKALLKENPALATSRAVREKRLVSLDPTLLVGGLGPRLPATLQLLAATFYPAAKISLSQ, from the coding sequence ATGATGCGCCGTCCTGTCGCCTTGCTCGCTCTGTGCGCGAGCGTTGTGCTGTCCACCCAGGCCCTGGCGGCCGAGCTGCCGCAGCGTTGGGTCAGCGCTGGTGGCGCACTGAGCGAATGGATCAGCGCTCTTGGCGGTGAAGCGCGCTTGGTGGGTGTGGACACCACCAGCCAGCACCCGCAATCGCTGAAGTCACTGCCTAGCGTCGGCTACCAGCGGCAGTTGTCTGCGGAAGGCATTCTCAGCCTGCGCCCAGATGTGCTGGTGGGCACCGAAGAAATGGGGCCGCCACCGGTACTGGCGCAAATCCGCAAGGCTGGCGTGCGGGTCGAACTGTTCTCCAGCAAAGCCGAGGTGGCGGCGGTGGATGAAAACCTCAAGCATCTGGGGCAATTGCTGGGCGCAGAAGAGCAGGCCGCGGTCTTGGCGTCGGGTTACCACCAGCAGCTCGATGCCTTGCAGGCCAGGGTCAGGCAGGCCCAGGCCGGGCAGAAGGCGCCAGGAGTGTTGCTGCTGGTCGGGCATGCGGGTGCCAAGCCGCTGATCGCCGGGCAGGGTACCGCCGGCGACTGGCTGCTGAGCCAGGCGGGCGGGCGCAACTTGGCAGAACATCAGGGCTACAAGAATTTCTCCAGCGAAGCACTGGCTGCGCTGGACCCGGATGTGATCGTGTTTTCCGACCGGGCGCTGGCCGATGACGAAGCCTTGAAGGCGTTGCTGAAAGAAAACCCCGCGCTGGCGACCTCGCGCGCCGTGCGAGAGAAACGCCTGGTATCGCTTGACCCGACACTGTTGGTCGGCGGGCTCGGGCCACGCCTGCCGGCAACACTTCAGTTGCTTGCGGCTACCTTCTATCCGGCCGCCA